One genomic window of Etheostoma spectabile isolate EspeVRDwgs_2016 chromosome 7, UIUC_Espe_1.0, whole genome shotgun sequence includes the following:
- the senp1 gene encoding sentrin-specific protease 1: protein MLNKIYEWVSFGNLRNGIPAAEHSDVHRGSGDGPTRRKRPIECLEDGNNIDQDGLIIKKSRMGDLIDTVKVAAEGVKSHSFSVATWMRNNVSPALKNILPASPGPPPGELQPQPSTSAAVYGGMPSVERNYMDETFAAPSTTLEWKTSKSEWLRNEKSIMGSKVCRRKVCMSPTHREVPKTNGHSVNLPPSITPKLHPPPRLGRPLNLRPYGTPSLHCGVANSSCTSMYEKTFPIKVVQSPTHSTSSGRIHNARPCSTAQESVCDEEKEVYRQLLTMVSGGQSSFFHNGNSHGIVRSHRDFTSFLTTSRRLLQFSSPTGSVAGGTSEGPSSPPSPRVMSSQSSNNLPSPVGASNRPGIQTWSLDMDLSSSRAAPLTSAPSPSALQDNSSQDTQSSAHDGDSVIIINEQMGKKQDSSSVPCFQAELWIKELTSMYDSRARERRRQIEEQEALAAQLQRQRLSKEGYRSSDVEVHVRVPLEKEVPLTLVIEEPKPLEVKPEFPELTEEMEAEVNRGLRGGNHEVLSEGFGLSLTRKDLQTLSNLNWLNDEVINFYMNLLVERSKDPSLPSVNTFNTFFYPKLRSSGYSAVRRWTKKMDIFSKDILLVPVHLGVHWCLSVVDFRKKAIMYFDSMGGNNDEACTVLFEYLQQESKDKKGKELDTSGWTLHSKKRNEIPQQMNGSDCGMFTCKYADYITKDKPITFTQKHMPYFRKRMVWEILNHKLL from the exons ATGTTGAATAAAATCTACGAATGGGTCAGCTTTGGTAATCTTCGCAATGGTATACCAGCTGCGGAGCACTCTGATGTACACCGGGGATCGGGAGATGGTCCGACGAGGAGGAAAAGACCAATTGAATG TTTGGAAGATGGAAATAACATCGACCAAGATGGCTTAATCATAAAGAAGTCTCGAATGG GAGATCTTATTGACACAGTCAAGGTTGCAGCTGAAGGGGTTAAGAGTCACAGTTTCAGTGTGGCTACATGGATGAGGAACAATGTGAGCCCTGCCTTGAAAAATATACTGCCTGCCTCCCCTGGTCCTCCCCCTGGAGAACTTCAGCCACAGCCCTCAACATCAGCAGCAGTCTATGGTGGGATGCCG AGTGTTGAAAGGAACTATATGGATGAGACATTCGCTGCTCCCTCAACAACTTTGGAGTGGAAAACATCCAAATCTG AATGGTTGCGCAATGAGAAGTCCATCATGGGATCAAAAGTCTGTAGGCGAAAAGTGTGCATGAGCCCTACACATCGTGAAGTGCCAAAAACAAATGGGCACTCAGTCAACTTGCCACCCTCCATCACCCCTAAACTGCACCCACCTCCAAGGCTAGGCAGGCCCCTCAATCTCCGACCATATGGAACACCAAG TTTGCATTGTGGGGTGGCAAACAGCTCCTGCACCAGCATGTATGAGAAGACCTTTCCCATCAAAGTTGTGCAGAGCCCAACACACAGCACCTCATCAGGGCGCATACACAATGCAAGGCCCTGCAGCACAGCACAGGAG TCTGTTTGTGACGAGGAGAAGGAGGTCTACAGGCAGCTTCTGACCATGGTCTCTGGTGGTCAGTCATCTTTCTTTCACAACGGCAACTCACATGGCATCGTGAGATCACACAGAGATTT CACCAGCTTCCTGACCACCAGCCGCAGACTGCTACAGTTCTCTTCCCCTACTGGGTCAGTAGCAGGAGGAACTTCAGAGGGACCTAGCAGCCCCCCCAGTCCCAGGGTGATGTCTAGCCAGAGTTCTAACAACCTCCCCAGCCCAGTGGGGGCCTCCAACAGGCCAGGGATTCAGACGTGGTCTCTGGATATGGACCTCAGCTCCAGCAGAGCAGCTCCTCTCACATCAGCCCCGTCCCCATCAGCTCTGCAGGATAACTCCTCTCAGGACACACAATCCTCAG CTCATGATGGTGATTCGGTAATTATTATAAATGAGCAAATGGGTAAAAAACAAGACAGCTCAAG TGTGCCATGTTTCCAAGCTGAGTTATGGATCAAAGAATT GACTAGTATGTATGACTCCCGGGCAAGAGAAAGACGGAGACAGATAGAAGAGCAGGAGGCCCTGGCTGCCCAGCTGCAGCGACAG CGCCTGTCTAAAGAGGGGTACCGCAGCTCAGATGTGGAGGTCCACGTTCGAGTTCCTTTGGAGAAAGAGGTTCCTTTGACTCTAGTGATAGAAGAACCAAAGCCCTTGGAAGTGAAACCAGAGTTCCCTGAACTCACAGAG GAAATGGAAGCTGAGGTGAACAGGGGGCTGAGAGGTGGTAATCATGAAGTTTTAAGTGAAGGTTTTGGTCTCAGCCTTACACGCAAAGACCTGCAGACACTCAGCAACCTCAACTGGCTCAATGATGAG GTGATTAACTTTTATATGAACCTGCTGGTGGAGCGCAGCAAGGACCCCAGCCTGCCATCAGTCAACACGttcaacacttttttctatCCCAAGCTGCGGAGCAGTGGCTACTCTGCAGTCCGCCGCTGGACCAAAAAGATGGACATCTTTTCCAAAGACATCCTACTGGTTCCTGTTCACTTGGGGGTGCACTGGTGCCTCTCT GTGGTGGATTTCCGTAAAAAGGCTATCATGTACTTTGATTCCATGGGAGGAAACAATGATGAAGCATGCACAGTATTGTT TGAATACCTGCAACAGGAAAGTAAGGACAAGAAAGGCAAAGAACTCGATACCTCAGGCTGGACTTTGCACAGCAAAAAGCGCAAT GAAATCCCACAGCAGATGAATGGTAGCGACTGTGGAATGTTCACATGCAAATATGCAGATTACATTACCAAAGACAAGCCAATCACATTTACACAG AAACACATGCCCTACTTCAGAAAAAGAATGGTTTGGGAGATTCTGAACCATAAGCTGTTGTGA
- the LOC116692663 gene encoding protein lifeguard 2: MTKGKLSLANKANNGSFSGEALVSPAPPSYQEATEGTSAPCYNDVEMLTEFTWDDRNIRRVFIRKVYTILMIQLLVTLAVVSLFTFCDPVKDYIQSNPGWYWASYAVFFVTYLTISCCSAPRRLFPWNVILLGIFTLSLSYMTGMLSSYYNTKSVVMCLGITVAVCVLVTVFSFQTKFDVTSYQGVLFVFCMVLFVSGLVLALVLPFQYVPWLDATFAVLGAILFTMFLAFDTQLLMGNKRYTMSPEEYVFATLNLYLDIIYIFSFFLQIFGTKHE; the protein is encoded by the exons ATGACAAAGGGCAAG CTTTCACTTGCAAACAAGGCCAACAATGGCTCCTTCAGTGGAGAAGCCTTAGTGTCACCAGCTCCTCCCAGCTATCAGGAAGCCACCGAGG GCACCAGTGCTCCTTGCTACAATGATGTCGAGATGCTCACGGAGTTCACCTGGGATGATCGCAACATCAGGAGGGTCTTCATCCGTAAG GTGTACACAATCTTGATGATCCAGCTTTTGGTCACTCTTGCTGTTGTGTCTCTTTTCACATTCTG TGACCCAGTGAAGGACTACATTCAATCCAACCCAGGCTGGTACTGGGCGTCTTA TGCTGTGTTCTTCGTCACATATCTCACCATATCTTGCTGCTCTGCACCAAG GAGACTGTTTCCATGGAATGTGATTCTGCTTGGCATCTTT ACCCTCTCACTCTCATACATGACAGGGATGTTGTCCAG CTACTATAACACCAAGTCAGTGGTGATGTGTCTTGGCATCACAGTAGCAGTCTGTGTCCTGGTCACAGTCTTCAGCTTCCAAACTAAG TTTGATGTGACATCATACCAGGGTGTGCTCTTTGTCTTCTGCATGGTCCTGTTCGTCTCTGGACTGGTGCTGGCACTTGTCCTCCCCTTCCAATAT GTACCCTGGTTGGATGCCACCTTCGCTGTCCTGGGAGCCATACTGTTTACCATG TTTTTGGCATTTGATACCCAGCTACTCATGGGAAATAAACGCTACACCATGAGTCCAGAAGAGTATGTCTTTGCCACTCTCAACCTCTATTTAGATATTATCTACatcttctccttcttcctccaaaTCTTTGGAACAAAACATGAGTAA